A stretch of the Panthera uncia isolate 11264 chromosome D1, Puncia_PCG_1.0, whole genome shotgun sequence genome encodes the following:
- the MSANTD2 gene encoding myb/SANT-like DNA-binding domain-containing protein 2 isoform X3: MEEYSQEDWGNHSQDLHGYPTDQELDEIPVTKRTLKIKQESSEEAQKRDIMQNIVQILESVQLKWELFQSWTDFSRLHLSNKLAIFGIGYNTRWKEDIRYHYAEISSQVPLGKRLREYFNSEKPEGRIIMTRVQKMNWKNVYYKFLEITISEARCLELHMEIDWIPIAHSKPTGGNVVQYLLPGGIPKSPGLYAIGYEECIERPPSPHMERRSLDPGKEGRVDLETLSAQASLQVEIEPTRIIYCYLGIAEVRTLQQCLFLHFQANTKTFSKDWVGINGFLSQNCIVDPGVSPKSIYIKFVEVERDFLSAGSLVECLEKAIGYPLKFNN; encoded by the exons ATGGAGGAGTATTCACAGGAGGACTGGGGAAACCACAGTCAGGATCTCCATGGCTATCCAACAGATCAGGAATTGG ATGAAATACCTGTCACaaagagaacattaaaaataaaacaagagtcTTCTGAAGAAGCACA GAAGAGAGACATCATGCAAAATATCGTACAGATTTTGGAATCAGTACAATTGAAATGGGAACTGTTTCAGAGCTGGACAGACTTTTCAAGGCTTCATCTTTCTAATAAACTGGCCATTTTTGGAATTGGTTATAACACCCGTTGGAAAGAGGATATCCGTTACCATTATGCTGAGATcagctcccaggtgcccctgggcaagCGACTCCGGGAGTACTTCAACTCCGAGAAGCCCGAGGGACGGATCATTATGACCCGCGTGCAGAAAATGAACTGGAAAAATGTTTACTACAAATTTTTAGAGATCACGATTAGTGAAGCTCGGTGCCTGGAGCTGCACATGGAAATTGACTGGATACCCATTGCCCATTCCAAACCAACCGGTGGGAACGTTGTTCAATATTTATTACCAGGAGGCATTCCCAAAAGTCCAGGCCTTTATGCCATTGGTTATGAAGAATGTATTGAGAGGCCCCCCTCACCCCACATGGAGCGACGTTCCCTAGACCCAGGAAAGGAGGGCCGGGTTGACTTGGAGACCCTGTCAGCACAAGCCTCATTACAGGTGGAAATCGAACCCACCCGAATAATCTATTGCTACCTCGGGATTGCTGAGGTCAGGACTCTCCAGCAatgcttatttttacatttccaagCAAATACCAAAACCTTCAGCAAAGATTGGGTTGGTATTAATGGGTTTTTGTCTCAGAACTGTATTGTGGATCCTGGAGTTTCCCCCAAATCCATCTATATCAAATTTGTCGAAGTAGAGAGGGATTTTCTTTCCGCTGGCTCTTTAGTTGAGTGCCTGGAAAAAGCCATTGGATACCCCTTAAAATTTAACAACTGA